In one Sebastes umbrosus isolate fSebUmb1 chromosome 13, fSebUmb1.pri, whole genome shotgun sequence genomic region, the following are encoded:
- the LOC119500844 gene encoding probable G-protein coupled receptor 34 yields the protein MTKNISVTSATTTFQALNSSQMNPTPTPPTCVDYDALQSPLAVLYAIMFVLGLVGNLVALWVFFRVDSKKNSVRVFLINIAFADLLLVVCLPFRILYHSQGNVWTLDPTLCKVVGNLFYMNMYISVTLLGLISVDRYLKIHRGAGVQHRLRSTKWSTALCAVVWIVALAFTLAFLMSKDHSQQGRCFHYKVLQNAKWKAYINIFLLVLFWLVFISLVVSYGKIALKLLRRSHKKPDLPNASRYARTARKSFFVLFLFTVCFVPYHGVRVFYIKTQITDTSCFWRGVADKANEVALLFSALNSCLDPVMYFLLSSSVRKEVLRLVSNVFCVRDIGGVSGSSSTVETEGKNGRTDRGTSNISLSTHLKERMVIESSQAGI from the exons ATGACAAAAAACATCTCCGTCACATCTGCCACAACCACCTTCCAGGCTCTAAACAGCTCCCAGATGAACCCTACCCCGACCCCACCAACGTGTGTGGATTACGACGCACTGCAGAGCCCGTTGGCGGTGCTCTACGCTATAATGTTCGTCCTGGGTCTAGTTGGGAACCTGGTGGCTCTGTGGGTTTTCTTCCGTGTCGACTCGAAGAAGAACTCAGTGCGGGTGTTTCTCATAAACATAGCTTTTGCAgacctgctgctggtggtgtgtCTCCCGTTCAGGATACTCTACCACAGCCAAGGGAACGTCTGGACCCTGGATCCCACCTTGTGTAAAGTGGTGGGCAACCTCTTCTACATGAACATGTATATTAGTGTCACGCTGCTGGGGTTGATCAGCGTGGACCGCTACCTGAAGATCCATCGAGGTGCAGGGGTGCAGCACAGACTGCGGTCCACAAAGTGGAGTACTGCCCTCTGTGCTGTCGTCTGGATTGTCGCCTTGGCTTTTACTTTGGCATTCCTGATGTCAAAGGATCACTCACAGCAGGGCAG GTGTTTCCACTACAAGGTGCTCCAAAATGCAAAGTGGAAAGCCTACATCAACATCTTTTTGCTGGTCCTCTTCTGGCTCGTCTTCATCTCTCTTGTGGTGTCTTATGGAAAGATCGCCCTCAAGCTTCTGAGAAGATCACACAAGAAACCGGACCTGCCCAACGCGTCCCGCTACGCCCGAACCGCCAGGAAGTCCTTCTTCGTCCTCTTTCTATTCACCGTCTGTTTCGTCCCCTACCACGGGGTCAGGGTGTTCTACATAAAAACCCAGATCACAGACACGTCGTGTTTCTGGCGCGGCGTGGCCGACAAAGCCAACGAGGTGGCTTTGCTGTTTTCTGCCCTCAACAGCTGCCTGGACCCTGTTATGTACTTCCTGTTGTCCTCTTCGGTGAGGAAGGAGGTGCTGCGCTTGGTGAGCAACGTGTTCTGCGTGCGAGATATTGGCGGTGTCAGCGGGAGCAGCTCCACGGTCGAGACGGAAGGTAAGAACGGGAGGACTGACAGAGGAACGTCAAACATCAGCTTAAGCACCCATTTGAAGGAGAGGATGGTTATTGAATCCAGTCAAGCTGGGATATAA
- the LOC119500843 gene encoding probable G-protein coupled receptor 82 isoform X3, which translates to MNLVTSLKEICSVCFCIAYSGCVSLSSLIHHVCVPTDQMEDSPYTFRPDNASLSSSVLSLCPTAATLFFLPSVYTLLFLTALPGNALSLWVFLRRIATVSPIHVYLSHLSISNLLLSLTAPFLAAYYARGSVWTQSYVPCQMVLHGVTPVLHINIYISIIILTWVALSRFAALIQHTHASRPSGCTKLLPHSFFTRLTTTSFARRVCAAVWVVAVGGIVPVTVYYSVNEAVSANAVSKDGSVAVCYNSAVEIGGSLSMAFNVPVITLFFVFYLLVLLCYMTVLRHIRRSRHNTSVTNSQSLLGRVLRNIVVIQVVLSVCLLPYHIFKPIFISLACDTQSPNNNNNNCHPLSTFVETRPSVIKPADF; encoded by the exons ATGAACCTGGTGACCTCACTGAAGGAAATATGTTCTGTATGTTTCTGTATTGCTTATAGCGGATGTGTTTCTCTGTCCTCTCTTATCCATCACGTTTGTGTTCCTACAGATCAAATGGAGGATTCACCGTACACTTTTCGACCGGATAAcgcttccctctcctcctctgttctctcGCTCTGCCCCACCGCCGCCacgctcttcttcctcccctccgtctacacactcctcttcctcaccgcTCTCCCGGGCAACGCGCTGTCTTTGTGGGTGTTCCTGCGGCGCATCGCCACCGTCTCCCCCATCCACGTTTATCTGTCCCACCTGAGCATCTCCAACCTGTTGCTGTCCCTCACCGCGCCCTTCCTCGCAGCCTACTACGCCCGGGGATCGGTCTGGACCCAGAGTTACGTCCCGTGTCAGATGGTCCTGCACGGCGTCACCCCGGTGCTCCACATCAACATCTACATAAGCATCATAATCCTCACTTGGGTGGCCCTCAGCCGCTTCGCGGCCCTCATCCAGCACACCCACGCCTCCAGGCCCAGCGGCTGCACGAAGCTGCTGCCGCACAGCTTCTTCACCCGCCTCACGACGACCTCCTTCGCCAGGAGGGTGTGTGCCGCAGTGTGGGTGGTGGCGGTAGGGGGCATTGTGCCGGTGACGGTTTACTACTCTGTGAACGAAGCTGTGAGCGCCAACGCTGTTTCGAAAGATGGAAGTGTGGCGGTGTGCTACAACTCTGCGGTGGAGATAGGAGGCAGTCTGTCTATGGCTTTCAACGTTCCCGTTATAACGCTGTTCTTTGTGTTTtacctgctggtgctgctgtgcTACATGACGGTGTTGAGGCATATCAGACGCTCTCGTCACAACACGAGCGTCACCAACTCCCAGAGCCTGCTGGGTAGGGTGCTCCGAAACATCGTGGTCATCCAG GTTGttctctcagtctgtctgctGCCGTACCATATCTTCAAACCCATCTTCATTTCTCTGGCTTGTGATACACAGAgccccaacaacaacaacaacaactgtcatcCACTCTCCACCTTCGTCGAG ACAAGACCTTCCGTCATCAAACCCGCAGACTTTTGA
- the LOC119500843 gene encoding probable G-protein coupled receptor 82 isoform X1 → MNLVTSLKEICSVCFCIAYSGCVSLSSLIHHVCVPTDQMEDSPYTFRPDNASLSSSVLSLCPTAATLFFLPSVYTLLFLTALPGNALSLWVFLRRIATVSPIHVYLSHLSISNLLLSLTAPFLAAYYARGSVWTQSYVPCQMVLHGVTPVLHINIYISIIILTWVALSRFAALIQHTHASRPSGCTKLLPHSFFTRLTTTSFARRVCAAVWVVAVGGIVPVTVYYSVNEAVSANAVSKDGSVAVCYNSAVEIGGSLSMAFNVPVITLFFVFYLLVLLCYMTVLRHIRRSRHNTSVTNSQSLLGRVLRNIVVIQVVLSVCLLPYHIFKPIFISLACDTQSPNNNNNNCHPLSTFVEVKNCLLLLAALRGSTDPLMYFLLDKTFRHQTRRLLRCNQNNPGSREMCSVSGRDNLNAGKLEDGNVVMATVDSSQGSIL, encoded by the exons ATGAACCTGGTGACCTCACTGAAGGAAATATGTTCTGTATGTTTCTGTATTGCTTATAGCGGATGTGTTTCTCTGTCCTCTCTTATCCATCACGTTTGTGTTCCTACAGATCAAATGGAGGATTCACCGTACACTTTTCGACCGGATAAcgcttccctctcctcctctgttctctcGCTCTGCCCCACCGCCGCCacgctcttcttcctcccctccgtctacacactcctcttcctcaccgcTCTCCCGGGCAACGCGCTGTCTTTGTGGGTGTTCCTGCGGCGCATCGCCACCGTCTCCCCCATCCACGTTTATCTGTCCCACCTGAGCATCTCCAACCTGTTGCTGTCCCTCACCGCGCCCTTCCTCGCAGCCTACTACGCCCGGGGATCGGTCTGGACCCAGAGTTACGTCCCGTGTCAGATGGTCCTGCACGGCGTCACCCCGGTGCTCCACATCAACATCTACATAAGCATCATAATCCTCACTTGGGTGGCCCTCAGCCGCTTCGCGGCCCTCATCCAGCACACCCACGCCTCCAGGCCCAGCGGCTGCACGAAGCTGCTGCCGCACAGCTTCTTCACCCGCCTCACGACGACCTCCTTCGCCAGGAGGGTGTGTGCCGCAGTGTGGGTGGTGGCGGTAGGGGGCATTGTGCCGGTGACGGTTTACTACTCTGTGAACGAAGCTGTGAGCGCCAACGCTGTTTCGAAAGATGGAAGTGTGGCGGTGTGCTACAACTCTGCGGTGGAGATAGGAGGCAGTCTGTCTATGGCTTTCAACGTTCCCGTTATAACGCTGTTCTTTGTGTTTtacctgctggtgctgctgtgcTACATGACGGTGTTGAGGCATATCAGACGCTCTCGTCACAACACGAGCGTCACCAACTCCCAGAGCCTGCTGGGTAGGGTGCTCCGAAACATCGTGGTCATCCAG GTTGttctctcagtctgtctgctGCCGTACCATATCTTCAAACCCATCTTCATTTCTCTGGCTTGTGATACACAGAgccccaacaacaacaacaacaactgtcatcCACTCTCCACCTTCGTCGAG GTGAAGAACTGCCTGCTGCTTCTGGCTGCATTGAGAGGTTCAACTGACCCTTTGATGTACTTCCTGTTAGACAAGACCTTCCGTCATCAAACCCGCAGACTTTTGAGGTGCAACCAGAACAACCCCGGAAGCAGAGAGATGTGTTCGGTTTCGGGAAGGGACAATCTGAATGCTGGAAAGTTGGAGGATGGAAATGTGGTCATGGCTACTGTGGATTCAAGTCAAGGAAGTATTTTGTAG
- the LOC119500843 gene encoding probable G-protein coupled receptor 82 isoform X2, with translation MEDSPYTFRPDNASLSSSVLSLCPTAATLFFLPSVYTLLFLTALPGNALSLWVFLRRIATVSPIHVYLSHLSISNLLLSLTAPFLAAYYARGSVWTQSYVPCQMVLHGVTPVLHINIYISIIILTWVALSRFAALIQHTHASRPSGCTKLLPHSFFTRLTTTSFARRVCAAVWVVAVGGIVPVTVYYSVNEAVSANAVSKDGSVAVCYNSAVEIGGSLSMAFNVPVITLFFVFYLLVLLCYMTVLRHIRRSRHNTSVTNSQSLLGRVLRNIVVIQVVLSVCLLPYHIFKPIFISLACDTQSPNNNNNNCHPLSTFVEVKNCLLLLAALRGSTDPLMYFLLDKTFRHQTRRLLRCNQNNPGSREMCSVSGRDNLNAGKLEDGNVVMATVDSSQGSIL, from the exons ATGGAGGATTCACCGTACACTTTTCGACCGGATAAcgcttccctctcctcctctgttctctcGCTCTGCCCCACCGCCGCCacgctcttcttcctcccctccgtctacacactcctcttcctcaccgcTCTCCCGGGCAACGCGCTGTCTTTGTGGGTGTTCCTGCGGCGCATCGCCACCGTCTCCCCCATCCACGTTTATCTGTCCCACCTGAGCATCTCCAACCTGTTGCTGTCCCTCACCGCGCCCTTCCTCGCAGCCTACTACGCCCGGGGATCGGTCTGGACCCAGAGTTACGTCCCGTGTCAGATGGTCCTGCACGGCGTCACCCCGGTGCTCCACATCAACATCTACATAAGCATCATAATCCTCACTTGGGTGGCCCTCAGCCGCTTCGCGGCCCTCATCCAGCACACCCACGCCTCCAGGCCCAGCGGCTGCACGAAGCTGCTGCCGCACAGCTTCTTCACCCGCCTCACGACGACCTCCTTCGCCAGGAGGGTGTGTGCCGCAGTGTGGGTGGTGGCGGTAGGGGGCATTGTGCCGGTGACGGTTTACTACTCTGTGAACGAAGCTGTGAGCGCCAACGCTGTTTCGAAAGATGGAAGTGTGGCGGTGTGCTACAACTCTGCGGTGGAGATAGGAGGCAGTCTGTCTATGGCTTTCAACGTTCCCGTTATAACGCTGTTCTTTGTGTTTtacctgctggtgctgctgtgcTACATGACGGTGTTGAGGCATATCAGACGCTCTCGTCACAACACGAGCGTCACCAACTCCCAGAGCCTGCTGGGTAGGGTGCTCCGAAACATCGTGGTCATCCAG GTTGttctctcagtctgtctgctGCCGTACCATATCTTCAAACCCATCTTCATTTCTCTGGCTTGTGATACACAGAgccccaacaacaacaacaacaactgtcatcCACTCTCCACCTTCGTCGAG GTGAAGAACTGCCTGCTGCTTCTGGCTGCATTGAGAGGTTCAACTGACCCTTTGATGTACTTCCTGTTAGACAAGACCTTCCGTCATCAAACCCGCAGACTTTTGAGGTGCAACCAGAACAACCCCGGAAGCAGAGAGATGTGTTCGGTTTCGGGAAGGGACAATCTGAATGCTGGAAAGTTGGAGGATGGAAATGTGGTCATGGCTACTGTGGATTCAAGTCAAGGAAGTATTTTGTAG